One stretch of Dromaius novaehollandiae isolate bDroNov1 unplaced genomic scaffold, bDroNov1.hap1 HAP1_SCAFFOLD_36, whole genome shotgun sequence DNA includes these proteins:
- the LOC135326556 gene encoding olfactory receptor 14A16-like, protein MSNSSSLNEFLLLAFADTRELQLVHFSLFLGIYLAALLGNSLIITAIACDHYLHTPMYFFLLNLSLLDLGSISTTVPKSMANSLWDTRAISYSGCAAQVFLLLFFMSAEHCLLTIMAYDRYVAICRPLHYSTLMGSRACVQMAAAVWASGFLNAVLHTGNTFSIRLCQGNVMEQFFCEVPQILRLSCSDSYLREVGVIVLNAFLGFVCFVFIVLSYVQIFTVVLRIPSEQGRHKAFSMCLPHLAVVSLFLSTGIFAYLKPPSLSSPPLDLVVAVLYAVVPPTVNPLIYSMRNKELKEALSKLIQWVQCQH, encoded by the coding sequence atgtccaacagtagttccctcaacgagttcctcctcctggcattcgcagacacacgggagctgcagctcgtgcacttctcactcttcctgggcatctacctggctgccctcctgggcaacagcctcatcatcacagccatagcctgcgaccactacctccacacccccatgtacttcttcctcctcaacctctcccttcttgaccttggctccatctccaccactgtccccaaatccatggccaattccctgtgggacaccagggccatttcctactcaggatgcgCTGCCCAggtatttctgcttctcttctttatgtcagcagagcaTTGTCTTCTCaccatcatggcctatgaccgctacgttgccatctgcaggcCTCTGCACTATagcacactcatgggcagcagagcttgtgtccaaatggcagcagctgtatGGGCCAGTGGTTTCCTcaatgctgtcctgcacactggaaatacattttcaatacgcctctgccaaggcaatgtcatggagcaattcttctgtgaggttccccagatcctcaggctctcctgctcagactcctacctcagggaggtTGGGGTTATTGTGCTTAATGCCTTTTTGggctttgtgtgttttgttttcattgtgctgtcctacgtgcagatcttcacagtcgtgctgaggatcccctctgaacagggccggcacaaagccttttccatgtgcctcccgcacctggctgtggtctccctgtttctcagcactggtaTTTTTGcgtacctgaagcccccctccctctcctccccacctctggatctggtggtggctgttctgtatgcagtggtgcctccaactgtgaacccgctcatctacagcatgaggaacaaggagctcaaggaggcactgagcaaACTCATTCAGTGGGTGCAATGTCAGCACTaa